In Candidatus Bathyarchaeia archaeon, the following are encoded in one genomic region:
- a CDS encoding QueT transporter family protein — MKFDTEDLALSAVFAALYAAGVIFLAPISFGVYQVRIADALLPLSMIFGMPVAVGSGLGCLVANVYGGLGIVDIIGGTIANFVACALAWYVGRGGFARRFLGAFVETVVITAIVGGYLALLFEVPVEIGLLGIFIGSLVAINILGFALLEVFYRSGVAKKYAEKHT; from the coding sequence GTGAAATTTGACACTGAAGATTTGGCTTTGAGTGCAGTTTTCGCTGCATTATATGCGGCGGGAGTTATCTTTCTGGCGCCTATAAGCTTTGGAGTCTATCAGGTTAGAATTGCCGATGCTTTGTTGCCGCTTTCGATGATTTTTGGCATGCCCGTTGCTGTCGGGTCAGGTCTTGGCTGCTTGGTCGCAAATGTTTACGGCGGCTTAGGCATTGTAGACATTATAGGCGGGACAATTGCAAACTTTGTGGCGTGCGCTTTAGCATGGTATGTTGGCAGAGGCGGGTTTGCTCGAAGGTTTCTAGGCGCTTTCGTTGAGACAGTGGTTATAACAGCGATTGTTGGAGGTTATCTTGCGCTTCTGTTCGAAGTGCCAGTTGAGATTGGGTTGCTTGGCATTTTCATTGGTTCTTTGGTGGCGATAAACATTCTGGGCTTTGCGCTTCTAGAAGTTTTCTATCGAAGTGGTGTAGCAAAGAAATACGCTGAAAAGCATACATGA
- a CDS encoding DNA-directed DNA polymerase I has product MAQRRLEDFSKVEAKPLKEKEAEALPFTETITKEKKEHAFPPLAPDNLPPSYFVSATYDGKTGKALIKLYEPNSGKIYFWYDNTGHKPYCLTNLSQYELEKITRLTQHEGFDHFEIVEKFDPLSERNVKVTKIVAKDPLAVGGRPTGCIRDIIPEDFPKVSETPIEPEKIRVWESKIKYYQSYIYDRNLQPGMLYEVKNGELIPKSLEEAERMVHNIREIFKEATDEELQYVEQWARLLEYSAPKFHRVALDIEVYTPVPTRMPDPREAAYPIVCVSLYGSDDQKKVLLLKREGVREGNERLPADVTLEYFDSEEKLIRAVFDALWNYPFALTFNGDDFDLRYLAHRALNFGFKRNEIPIEVGRRVCLLKYGVHIDLYKFFFNRSIQIYAFNNRYRDVTLDDVGKALIGMEKIKLEKSLGELSYTELAQYCFRDAEITFKLTSFEDELVMKLILVLARISSMPMEDVSRQGVSRWIRNFMHHEHRRKNMLIPNIEDILAVKGKTVTKAIIKGKKYKGAIVVEPTPGVHFNVAVMDFPSLYPSIIKVWNLGYQSILCQHPECRSNLIPDTPHWVCTKKRALESLLIGSLRDLRVQWYKPKTKDKTLPNELRSWYNLIQGALKVILNASYGVFGAETFDLYCPPVAEATAAIARHSLTQILNKAEQLGIQVLYGDTDSIFLKNPSKEQIEKLAHWTEHELKMSLDVDKVYRYSVFSSRKKNYLGVFEDGSVDVKGLTGKKKHIPPFIKKAFDRMKERLAMVKTPADFENAKKDISQIIRDCYMRLKRREWESLNDLAFNVVLGEELERYTKTTPQHVKAAKILKENGVELRAGDLISFVKVAKEPHVKPVELATNNEIDVDKYIAYLHSTFDQVLDALGLDFDEIIGLTKLERFM; this is encoded by the coding sequence ATGGCGCAGAGACGTTTAGAGGACTTCTCTAAAGTTGAAGCTAAACCTTTAAAGGAAAAAGAAGCGGAAGCCTTACCATTCACAGAAACCATAACAAAAGAAAAGAAAGAACACGCTTTTCCACCGTTAGCGCCGGATAATCTGCCGCCTTCCTATTTTGTTTCAGCCACCTACGACGGAAAAACCGGAAAAGCCCTAATCAAACTTTACGAACCAAACTCCGGCAAAATCTACTTCTGGTACGACAACACTGGACATAAGCCCTATTGTCTAACCAACCTTTCACAATACGAACTGGAAAAAATCACCCGCTTAACACAACATGAAGGCTTCGACCATTTCGAAATTGTCGAAAAATTCGACCCACTATCCGAACGAAATGTAAAAGTAACAAAAATTGTTGCAAAAGACCCGCTTGCAGTGGGTGGACGCCCAACTGGATGCATAAGAGACATAATTCCAGAAGATTTTCCAAAAGTTTCAGAAACTCCCATTGAGCCGGAGAAAATTAGGGTTTGGGAATCAAAAATAAAGTATTACCAATCATACATTTACGATAGAAATCTTCAGCCTGGAATGCTTTATGAAGTAAAGAATGGCGAGTTAATTCCCAAGAGCCTAGAAGAAGCCGAAAGAATGGTTCATAATATACGTGAAATTTTCAAAGAAGCCACGGATGAGGAACTACAATATGTTGAGCAATGGGCTAGGCTGTTAGAGTATTCAGCTCCAAAATTCCACCGCGTAGCCTTAGACATCGAAGTTTACACGCCTGTCCCAACAAGAATGCCCGACCCCAGAGAAGCAGCTTACCCAATCGTGTGTGTTTCACTTTACGGTTCAGACGACCAAAAGAAAGTCTTACTCCTAAAGCGCGAGGGAGTCCGCGAAGGAAACGAACGCTTGCCAGCAGATGTAACCCTAGAATATTTTGACTCAGAAGAAAAACTAATCAGAGCTGTGTTTGACGCTTTATGGAATTATCCTTTCGCATTAACATTCAACGGCGACGACTTCGACCTACGATATTTAGCACATAGAGCATTAAATTTCGGCTTCAAAAGAAATGAAATTCCAATAGAGGTTGGCAGACGCGTTTGCCTATTAAAATATGGCGTGCACATTGACCTGTACAAGTTTTTCTTCAACCGTTCAATCCAAATTTACGCCTTTAACAACCGATACCGCGACGTAACGCTGGACGACGTAGGCAAAGCCCTAATCGGAATGGAAAAAATCAAACTGGAAAAAAGTTTAGGCGAACTATCCTACACAGAACTCGCCCAATACTGCTTCAGAGACGCAGAAATCACCTTCAAACTAACAAGCTTCGAAGACGAACTAGTCATGAAACTAATTCTCGTTTTAGCCAGAATCAGCAGCATGCCAATGGAAGACGTAAGCCGCCAAGGCGTTTCACGTTGGATAAGAAACTTCATGCACCACGAACACCGCCGAAAAAACATGCTCATCCCAAACATAGAAGACATTCTAGCCGTAAAAGGCAAAACAGTAACCAAAGCCATAATCAAAGGCAAAAAATACAAAGGCGCAATAGTTGTCGAACCAACACCCGGCGTCCACTTCAACGTTGCAGTCATGGACTTTCCAAGCCTATACCCATCAATAATAAAAGTTTGGAACCTCGGCTACCAATCCATACTCTGCCAACACCCAGAATGCCGCAGCAACCTAATCCCAGACACGCCACACTGGGTCTGCACCAAAAAACGAGCATTAGAAAGCCTCCTAATCGGCTCGCTTAGAGACTTGCGAGTACAATGGTACAAGCCGAAAACAAAAGACAAAACATTACCCAACGAACTTCGAAGCTGGTACAACCTAATCCAAGGAGCACTCAAAGTAATCTTAAACGCCAGCTACGGAGTCTTCGGAGCAGAAACCTTCGACCTCTACTGTCCACCAGTAGCCGAAGCAACAGCAGCAATTGCAAGACATTCGCTAACACAAATACTAAACAAAGCAGAGCAGCTTGGCATTCAAGTTCTTTACGGCGACACAGACAGCATATTCCTAAAAAACCCCTCAAAAGAACAAATCGAAAAGCTCGCCCATTGGACAGAGCACGAATTAAAAATGAGCTTAGACGTAGACAAAGTTTACAGATACTCCGTTTTCAGCTCCCGCAAGAAGAATTACCTCGGAGTTTTCGAAGACGGAAGCGTCGACGTGAAAGGATTAACAGGCAAAAAGAAGCATATTCCACCATTCATCAAAAAAGCTTTTGACCGAATGAAAGAACGCTTAGCAATGGTCAAGACGCCAGCAGATTTTGAAAATGCCAAAAAAGACATAAGCCAAATAATCCGCGACTGCTACATGCGACTAAAACGGAGAGAGTGGGAAAGCCTAAACGATTTAGCATTCAATGTGGTCTTAGGTGAAGAACTGGAACGCTACACAAAAACGACGCCACAACACGTCAAAGCCGCAAAAATACTGAAAGAAAATGGAGTAGAGTTGAGAGCAGGCGACTTGATAAGCTTTGTAAAAGTTGCTAAGGAACCTCATGTGAAGCCTGTTGAATTAGCCACAAACAATGAGATTGACGTGGACAAATACATAGCTTACTTGCATTCAACATTCGACCAAGTACTAGACGCGTTAGGTTTGGATTTTGATGAAATAATAGGGTTAACAAAACTGGAACGGTTCATGTAA
- a CDS encoding RsmB/NOP family class I SAM-dependent RNA methyltransferase, with amino-acid sequence MLKEAWTLAIEALSWMEMRRLSERLALAKTVQQLDIRDADAVRLAHLLVCETVRRRNFIDAFINKTLEPETIDEFDLGVQAFLRLYVYQTRIAKNWAKIDIKEAENIAKLARSILGWKTLRKVEHVLGELLTQKPKLIFEGLSDEERIELLTFHPTWFVKYCLKTFGRQETITLLEANMQSPPAYIRVNTLKAEENEILKKLVEEGIKIEKVEQLRHAYKVLGTKKPLTQTTSFREGLFYIQDKASCFAAETANPKPGMTVLDVCAAPGAKTTYLAQLMQNRGVMFSVDYSKCRMNVWKNEVARMGVVNAVPVIADACSQLPFNLEADIVVLDPPCTSTGAFGKLPSAKWRLTRRSIDRMAEIQWRMINNCAAHVKSGGTLIYSTCSITLEENEIIIERFLKWHPEFALAETTPKIGLPALRGLEKCQRLYPHIHQCNGFFIAKLSKE; translated from the coding sequence TTGCTTAAGGAAGCTTGGACGCTTGCTATTGAAGCTTTAAGCTGGATGGAAATGCGAAGATTAAGTGAGCGGTTAGCTTTGGCGAAAACCGTTCAGCAACTGGACATAAGAGATGCTGATGCGGTGCGATTGGCTCACTTGCTTGTGTGCGAAACAGTTAGGCGGCGAAACTTCATAGACGCGTTCATAAACAAGACATTGGAACCAGAAACAATAGACGAGTTTGACCTTGGTGTTCAAGCTTTTTTGCGGCTCTATGTTTACCAAACGCGCATAGCCAAGAACTGGGCTAAAATCGACATTAAAGAAGCTGAGAATATAGCAAAGCTTGCGCGTTCTATTCTCGGCTGGAAAACTCTCAGAAAAGTTGAACATGTCCTTGGTGAGTTGTTAACGCAAAAGCCAAAGCTGATTTTTGAAGGCTTAAGCGACGAAGAAAGAATTGAGCTTTTAACGTTTCATCCAACATGGTTCGTGAAATACTGTTTAAAGACGTTCGGAAGGCAAGAAACCATAACTCTTTTAGAGGCAAATATGCAGTCGCCGCCGGCATACATAAGAGTGAACACGCTTAAGGCTGAAGAAAACGAGATTTTAAAAAAACTTGTGGAAGAAGGCATTAAAATTGAGAAAGTTGAGCAGCTAAGACACGCATACAAGGTTCTTGGCACAAAGAAACCCTTAACCCAAACCACAAGTTTTCGCGAAGGCTTATTCTACATCCAAGACAAAGCAAGCTGCTTCGCAGCAGAAACAGCAAATCCCAAACCCGGAATGACTGTTTTAGACGTTTGTGCTGCGCCTGGAGCTAAAACCACATATTTGGCTCAGCTCATGCAGAATCGAGGCGTCATGTTTTCTGTGGATTATTCGAAGTGCAGAATGAACGTGTGGAAGAACGAAGTTGCACGCATGGGCGTTGTAAATGCAGTGCCAGTCATTGCTGATGCATGCAGCCAGCTGCCTTTCAATCTTGAAGCCGACATTGTAGTTTTAGACCCGCCTTGCACAAGCACAGGCGCATTTGGAAAATTGCCTTCTGCAAAATGGAGGCTTACAAGGCGTTCTATTGATAGAATGGCTGAGATTCAATGGCGGATGATAAACAATTGCGCAGCGCATGTTAAATCCGGAGGCACTCTGATTTATTCCACGTGCAGCATAACATTAGAAGAAAACGAAATAATCATTGAACGATTTCTAAAATGGCACCCAGAATTCGCTTTAGCTGAAACAACACCGAAAATAGGCTTACCAGCACTGAGAGGACTGGAAAAATGCCAAAGACTATACCCACATATCCATCAATGCAATGGCTTCTTCATCGCCAAACTATCAAAAGAATAA
- the speB gene encoding agmatinase, which produces MSHHELFVSQSNVFSGFQKPFEKAKYVIFGVPFDVTSTYRTGARFGPNAVRQASLNIETYSFRTGVDVEDLQLHDLGDLHVLADTEKTLERIKLVVADILEAGKIPVIIGGEHTITLGVAKGLGKRASKTAIVSFDAHLDLRSEFMGLTLSHTTFMRRINEEVKPAKIVEVGTRAVCKEELAYAKKVGIEFFTAQQIRKDGVQRVIKQLHEKLAGCESIYLSVDMDVLDPAFAPAVQNPEPEGLEPHVLLDILCGLCDKRVVGFDVLEVAPNYDQGVSAVQAAKVIFEVLCFLEKSRKGAR; this is translated from the coding sequence ATGAGTCACCATGAGCTTTTTGTTTCTCAATCGAACGTTTTCAGCGGTTTTCAGAAGCCTTTCGAAAAAGCGAAGTATGTGATTTTTGGCGTTCCCTTTGATGTTACAAGCACGTATCGTACTGGGGCAAGATTTGGTCCAAACGCGGTTCGGCAAGCGTCGCTTAATATAGAAACTTACAGTTTTCGCACGGGTGTGGATGTTGAGGATTTACAGTTGCATGATTTGGGTGATTTGCATGTGCTTGCAGACACGGAAAAGACTTTGGAAAGAATCAAGTTGGTAGTTGCTGATATTTTGGAAGCCGGAAAAATTCCAGTAATCATTGGCGGAGAGCATACTATTACGTTGGGCGTTGCGAAGGGGTTGGGTAAAAGAGCGTCTAAGACGGCGATTGTGAGTTTTGATGCGCACTTGGATTTGCGTAGCGAGTTTATGGGATTGACGCTTTCTCACACGACTTTTATGCGTAGAATAAATGAGGAAGTCAAGCCTGCGAAAATTGTTGAAGTGGGCACGAGAGCTGTTTGTAAGGAAGAGTTAGCTTACGCAAAGAAGGTTGGAATAGAATTTTTCACGGCGCAACAGATTAGAAAGGATGGAGTTCAGCGCGTTATAAAGCAGTTGCATGAGAAACTTGCAGGATGCGAGAGCATTTACTTGTCTGTGGACATGGATGTGCTTGACCCAGCATTCGCGCCTGCAGTGCAGAATCCGGAACCAGAAGGGTTAGAACCGCACGTTTTGCTGGATATTCTATGCGGTTTATGCGATAAGCGGGTTGTGGGCTTTGATGTTTTGGAAGTTGCGCCAAACTATGACCAAGGGGTTTCGGCTGTTCAAGCGGCTAAAGTGATTTTTGAAGTTCTTTGTTTTTTGGAAAAGTCTAGGAAAGGTGCGAGATAA